A region of the Larimichthys crocea isolate SSNF chromosome XVIII, L_crocea_2.0, whole genome shotgun sequence genome:
TGCACACCTCTTTGAGTTTCCTTTTTAACGCTGAATTGTTTCTGCCGTTTTAGTTGCAACACGCTGCCGAGCCGGAGAACCTTGAAAAACTCCAGACTGGTCTGCAAGAAAGACGACGTCCACGTCTGCATCATGTGCCTGCGTGCTATCATGAACTACCAGGTCAGCCCCTCTGCCGTCCCCAGGGGGACGCCCACTCAGACTGCATGTCCCTCTGGACTAAAGTACACACTTATCTAACTCGAGCTAAATCCAATTTGTTCCACTGCTAGTTCtccacatttcatttattatgcAGAGGAATGCGCCCACTTGCTTATTCTGTGGTTCCTCTTCTCTGTTAATTAGcttatttgtctctgtcttactccctccttttttttgtttttcatcttccaGTATGGCTTCAACATGGTGATGTCACACCCACATGCTGTGAATGAAATTGCACTAAGTCTCAACAATAAAAACCCACGGTAAGATTATTAAGATCATTGTTTTTGCGTTGCAGAAAGATAATAAGAAATTTGTTTCCCTGTTAAAATGGTTTcttgtgggcaagtttttcctcactcgaaccaagggtctaaggacagagggtgtcactccctgtacagattgtaaagccctccgaggcaaatgtactttgtgacttttgggctatacaaataaaatctgatttgatattcatcagtgagacaaaataaatcaatatcataatcagatattaattcattgactaaaacagctttagaggaccaacaacaacaaagacccAAATTCACAATGGAGCACTAGTCCAACATTAGCCTCAGTGCACCTGCACAGTCTGATCCAGACTAAGTGTCTTTGTAGCTCAGGGGCGCATTCATCCCGACAGACGGGTCAGGGCACCGCTGGCACACTCCTCTACACTGGCAGCTGCTTTtgaaacagcaaacagaaggacccacttctgtgtgtgtgtgtgtgtgtgtgcgtgtgtgtgtggttgtgtgtgtgtgtgttttcactttgtgcCCCGAGGCTCAAGGATTTCTTCAAAAGTGGATGCGAAACCACTTCGCATCACCTGTCACACATCGTCTCATCCTCGCAGAGAAATCCTGCTTGAATGAACTGGAGAGTGgatgcacacgcacgcacacgcatgcTTTAGGCCTGaagtattcattttttataCCAGCCTTTTAatccataaaatgaaaatgtggagctcttttattcatttcttcctctctggGTTGTGACATTACAAAACTTTTTTGAGTGGGTTATTGAAGGCAGACCTCGTCTCCATGATATATCAGCATactaatacatttttatgaagctgtgttattttaaaaacaacttaagatATTAATTGTAAATGACACTGTAATAGGTAACAGAGGTTTTGCATTGGCAGGATGTTCAATGAGACAGTTTTCCactttgtttgctctgtgtttaaGTACTGGTTTGTCACAGCGCTGGTGCTTGTCATTTACTAAACATCCCTGcctttatttttctccttgttTTGCAGAACTAAAGCTCTGGTCTTGGAGCTCCTGGCGGCAGTTTGTCTCGTGAGAGGAGGCCATGAAATTATTCTCTCTGCGTTCGACAACTTTAAGGAGGTAGGAGCTGCACGGAGGGAAGGGAAGCGGGGTCCGAGGAGACGAATATGTCATTACATATCGACTGTGCAGTTTAAAACAGTGACTCAGCCCTGGAGGAATGCTCCCTACGGGCAGATGTGAGACGGGCAAATTCCTCATTCCTGCAATAGGGGGATACCATCTAGGAGCTCTTTTGTCTGCAGATTACAGGCAGCCGTTTAGCTGCAGAACGCAGGAGGACTCACTCGACATCCAGAGAAAACACTTAATCGCGTGTGCAACGGGATTTTGGCAAACACATCAAAGCTCCGAAtagcagaaagaaagatgtaACAGACAACCTTGCCTGACCCTTGCCTGTCTGGATGAGGTAGTCTGGCTGCCAGAGAAAAGAGTGGGAGGTTTATGATGGAGTGGGCGCTAACGGCAGTCCAATTTTGTAGCATACGGCTCGCAAAAATGGGCCGACTGCAGTTAATGCAATATTTACACCCCTGAATGAAATATTGAGTGTTGCTCTCAGTGGCATtagtgggagaaaaaaaaaaaggcttaggGAGAACACAGCTCGTCTAATGAGACGAAGGTTGATGTCATGATAGCGTAGGAGGGAGCATCTGAGGGCAAGATCTGCATCCTAGTTCGCGGAGGTGGGTTGTTTACAAGTGACACTTTTAAATGCAGCGTCGTTGCATCTAGTTTGCTAAGTGACTTTGATGTCGCGGTTtttggatacacacacacacacacacacacacacacacacacacacacacactcacacacacacgcacacacccctctgcttttccttcctttccttccttttcaaTTCTTTATCATGCTCCATCTCCCTTTTTGCCCTTCAGATGAACCATCTGAACTGCAGAGCATCCCTCTCGCTCACTTTTCCCAAATTCTCCAGTCTCCAGTCTATGCAGTAAAAGTTGTACCACAAGCAATATTAAGCTCACATGCACTGTGTACAAGAAGAATCATTCAGCAGCAGTCCACGGACAACTGATTAAAATAATTATCGCTCTCAAATCAGCTGCCTTTCTCTGAGGTCGTGGTGGCCTGTGGTGTATTTAGCAGTCGTTCACTTTGAGTCTTCACCAAACACTGCACTCATTTTTAGTGTCACTTTGCTTGAAATTAATGCTGAAAGGAATGTATTTGTGTTGGGAGTTTTTTTGTCAGTGGTGTCATTTATGCATAAATCGCTGTGGGTCACTCCAACAAATACAAGTGAGACGTGGCTTGTTTTGCAGGTGTGTATGGAGATGCAGCGGTTCGAGAGGCTAATGGAGTATTTCAAGAACGAGGACAACAACATCGACTTCATGGTATGTTCACACACCcacgcgcaaacacacacacatgctcctaATGGCTTATCGATCACACTGCAACCCTTTGGAACTCCTAAATCACCCAGCACACATGGCTTGTGAAGCTTTGAGCGaatcctcctccttcatcatcACTATCAGACGTTTAGAGGAAACAGTCGGgattaaatctgaatattttgaaCGCTTGTCCTCACGCGGTCGTCCAAAATTAACTCCACGAGGAGACACGTACACGTTCACAGGGCTGCAAAGTCTTTGAGCGAGCCCTCTAATTTTTCTCATCACAGCACAACCTACAGATGTGCGGTGCAGCACATCAAGGAGGACGGCCCTAAGCGAGGATTCCTCGCCAAGTCTGTCATTTCCAGGCTGAGTAGTGCTAATTAGCCTGGCAGATCGGCCTAAAAGACTCTGTGAAGAAAGTGCCAACTTAGACGTGATTTTTATCCAGCGTGTGTGTCCGTCTAAGTGTCTTTAATTGATGTGAGGCAAATacagcacgtgtgtgtgtgtgtgtgtgtgtgtgtgtgtgtgtgtgtgtggtggtgtgtgagtAAAGTGTTTGAATAGTACTTCAATGGGACTTCTGTCACAAGCCCACAGCCCACAGTCCCTTGGTAGGCTTTCATCTGAGTAAAGCAAACAGACTTTGTCAAAGCTTCCATGTCGCAGCGAGACAACTGAGCTTCTTACTGGAAGTTCATTAAGGaatcgttgtgtgtgtgtttatgtacgtTAGATAGCACGAGGAGATCCCCCTTGATCCGTTTATGAGTTgaactgtttgattttgttaatttatttattcagatccCTTTTAATCTGCCAGACAAGATACTCTGCCCACCGAGCAGGGACAAAGATGAatgatttatacatttataaacagttccagtaaataaatgtgacaatgAGCATAAAACCATTTCACAGAAGTGCCAGGCCATAGTCTATTAATGATTTTACTTCCATTTTATAgtagcaaaacaacaaaactcattcaaatgtataaatattaaGATAAAGTAGAATAAAAGTGAAGCATAATACAATCTACAGATGGCTAAAAACAAAGGTTTAGATATATAAATAGACAAATactaaccaaataaataaaagtgaaaatggtgTAACTGATTAAGGtatgtaaacagaaaaaaatataaatatagttgAAGTAAAAGCCAGAATAAAAAGACAAGTATTTAGTATTATAACATAAAAAAGACTAAAGGGAAGAATAAGGTGGAATAAATGCTTCATCACTTGTGTTATATACTGTTTGATACTTTGATGTGACCCTattattttatctgtttctaTGAAAGTGCATGAATATATTCTGTTAATTCTTGTAGATGAAAGTGATCACTGACACAACAATATACTGCATCGATCATTTTTTGTggttcaataaaaatatttggaaaaaactaactgtgttttctcttttctagGTGGCCTGTATGCAGTTCATCAACATAGTCGTGCACTCGGTGGAGGATATGAACTTCAGAGTTCATCTACAGTTCGACTTCACCAAGCTGTGTCTGGACGACTACTTAGACGTGAGTTTAGACATGCTGGTTGCGGGACAAGCAGACACACTGAACTCTTTAATATTAAGCTCAGTCTAGAGTATAGGTTGTCATTACAGCACCACTGAGACAGAAAAGCAGGTCAATAATGGCTTTTCCATTACTTCAGAAAAAACAGTCGGTCCTGTAAATCCATACTTGGGATCAATGCTGGCCTTGCAGGAGGAGATGTTGGAAAAAATGAACTCCCTTGCTGTTATCATCATgatatctcttttttttggtgtgtaTGTTTTCCAGAAACTAAAGCACACAGAGAGCGATAAGCTGCAGGTCCAGATCCAGGCCTACTTGGATAATGTCTTTGACGTGGGAGCCCTTCTGGAGGATGCAGAAACCAAAAACGCTGCCCTGGAGCGCgttgaggagctggaggagaataTGTCACATGTGAGCGCCCTCGACGATTAATTTTTACTCTATGAGAAATCCCCCAAACTACTCAGACTTATTCCTTTTCTATCACTACGTATTAACGTCCAACATGTCAGGATGTTGATGACACAGAGAAGCGATGGCAGTCTGTTTTGAAGCTCTGTCACACTTGTTTGTTATCACGCAGTGCCCTCTCAGAGTGGAATCTCATGCTTTCAGCCACCATAAAAAAGACAGCAagggcacacacatacatacacacattctttCTGCCACTTTAAGTCCACATGATTACTTTTAATCCAGtgaaatatgcatatttaacacATTACATCAATTCTCCACTGAATCTCTATGTTGTCATATTGAGTTGGACATCATAGCAACAAGTTCCCCCGTGTGAcccttccttttttcctcttgtgGCTGTTGTTCATATAGATGACGGAGAAGCTGCAGGACATGGAGAATGAGGCCATGTCCAAGATCGTGGAGCTGGAGAAGCAGCTGATGCAAAGGAACAAGGATCTTGAATCCATCAGGGTCAGACGCCGACTTTAAACATTCACGTCCATCTTTTGAGTTGTCATTTAAGCACACACAGTGCTCGctaaagtacaaataaaaaggCAATAATAAAGCATCCACATATGACACAAAGTATTCCAAAAGGTTTGAAGTGTTTCATGGGAAGATGAGGGAAATTTACATCAACACAACAGATATTATTGACAAACATTAGACCCATTTTTTCTTGCTTCATGGTTTTTACGTATGGTTCTGTCCCTCTACCACACAGGAAGTCTACAAAGACACCAGCTCGCAGGTTCACTCGCTGCGGCAGATGTTGAAGGAGAAGGACGAGGCCATCCAGCGACAGAGTAAACTGGAGAAGAAGATCCACGAACTGGAGAAACAAGGCACCATCAAGATCCACAAGAAGGGAGACGGAGACATTTCCATCCTGCCATCGCCACCCTCTTGTGCGGAGGGCTTGCCGGGTGGCATGATGGTGGGAGGAAACGGTGCTCCTGTCGGTCCGTACCACATGGGAGTTGTAGCGGGTGCGCCcgctccaccaccaccgcctcCGCCGCCGCCTCCACTGCCTGTGAATGGCATATGTATGTTTAATATAGGCCCAGTTTATTAGCGTATTAACTGTCATGAAATGCagaacatttatttccatttaccGTCTCTCCCAGTGTCAAACGGACCATCATCGGTCatacctgcagcagctccaccacctccgccgcctccccctccacctccacctccgcctcctcctccagggcCAGCCTCGGCGTTCTCAGcgcctccgcctcctccgcTTCCTCCTGTAGCTCCCCCGCTGCCCGGCTGTGGGACCCCCACTGTCATCATGAACTCTGGGTTAGCAGGTAAGGTCATCTAGTGGGGAAAAAAGCAGTGTACATGtatttatacatacagtattagtAGCATTAGTATACACGATAGtggtgctttttatttttaaggacaattttcatttttctaataAAGACATCATTCAGCGCTGCAGTCAGAAGGACCGATAACCGCACTGCtggcagctgctgcttcagctaTGCTTGCTTTGTCAGAGCGATACAGAAATCCAGTTGTATTCCAGCTACTTTACAAACTTTAAATGCCACCTTAACacttcctgcagctgcttcacagtAAAAAGCCTCCCAGTGGCTGAGAATGTTATAAAAGAATTGGCTTTGAGGCTTTTACTGTGAAGCTGCATGCGTGTGATTGCTATTGATTGGCTACGGCTTGTTGTGTAAGTAAAGCGAGTCTGAatctgtatttgtatgttttccaAAGGTTCATTGGTTGGTGGACCAGAACAGTATATTATGCAATTATAATTGGATAGATAGAATGTGATAATCTAATGTGAAACGTGTTGAAAATGTGGGGCGGCATTTAactggtagagcagccgccccatgtgcgaaggctcagtccttgttgcggaagcccagggttcgaatccgacctgtggctctttcccgcatgtcataccccatctctctctctctccccacatttcctggcactcttcagctgtctctatcaaaataaagcatgaaaaaggccaaaaaaaatatctttaatcttgttgaaaatgtgattattttgctcttgacaacaaacaaaccttttaaCTTTGAGCGACTAAACTATAATAAGGTTTACAAATCAACCTATAACCTATAGTAAGCTATCAAACTTCCCCTCATGTGAATTAGACTTCTCTATAACCAGATCGACCTGTTATTGTACTATATGTAGATGTGGGTGCACATTTCTTGGTATGTATGCATGTACGTTGTTGCTGCATGTGTAAAATGCAGCGAGGCCAGTTTTTGTTGGCTCCACCAATCAGTAAACAGCAGTGAGATCTTTTGATGCGCGTTTGAGATGTGCATGTGTAAAGCTTTCTCGCTAACTCTTGCCGACTTCTTAATGATTTGTCTTtgaattgtttctttttctgccaACCAGAGGGACCCATCAAACTTTTCTGTAGGTTCTGCTTGTCATGTTTGGTGTTttgtcccccctccctcctcccaacTGTTTCCTTCCTTCGATCACACGTTTTGAAAATGGTATTTTCAGTCTCTTACTCTGAGTAGAAAACGCAGGAACACGTCCCATTTGTGTCCTTTCAAATCTCTTAGAAATAATTCCTAATTGTTTTAGCTTTttacaaacatcatttttattttcattctttttttttctcgacatataaaacacatgagCTTTATATATTCTTTCTGTCATTGCTGTTGTTCCTCTCGTAGTAAGACTTGATGTTAAACAGAAAATACCAAATTTCAAAATCCTGCATGGTTTACCTTCGCATCTTGCTGTAGTTTTGTCAtcacgtgtgtttgtgtgtgtgtgtttgtatgaattAAATGTTGCCACAATCTCAAAGTGTTGCATGCATACTGGGACACAATGACCTGCTGTGGCATGCAGACGATGGAAAGCGCGATAGGCGCGAAGGGCTGGAATGCTGTTTACCTTTCCCATGACGGCATCCCTTATCTTCTCGCCGCCGCCTCAAAGAATGGTGGCCACAAATGGCCGTAATCTGTCCGATAAATAGTTTGTCACCTCGCCGCAGGAGATCCTCACCATAAGCTGTGTACTTGTGCCAGAGGCTAACTTCAGGCGCTTCACTCTGTATCACCAAGTGTCCttattaatttaaagaaagGAATGCGTCGGTCGAAATTGCGATCAACTTGAAGTATGATTGTGTGTATTTAGAGTCATATCCATGTGTGTCATCAGTCTACCCTTTCACCTGcacgtgtgtgaatgtgtatgtgtgtctgtgtgtgtgtagtctgatGGTAGATAAGGACGCTGTGCTAACTCCTCTGTGTCCTGTGTAGCTGTTAAGATCAAGAAACCCATCAAGACAAAGTTCCGTATGCCTGTCTTCAACTGGGTAGCCTTGAAACCAAACCAGATCAACGGGACTGTCTTCAATGAGATTGATGACGAGAGGATACTCGAGGTAGGAGTCTTCTCTAAGTCTCTTTCTATTCAATTGTTCAGTTAACAGAGTGTTAACTGATTCTCTGTTGCCGCCTTTTTAAGGACCTGAACGTGGACGAGTTCGAGGAGATGTTCAAGACGAAGGCCCAGGGCCCGGCAATCGACCTCAACATGAGCAAGCAGAAGGTCATTCAGAAGGGGCCCAGCAAGGTGACGCTACTGGACTCCAACAGAGCAAAGAACCTGGCCATCACACTGAGGAAAGTGGGCAAGACTCCTGAGGAGATCAGCAAGGCCATTCAGATGTAagccccttcaaaataaaagacccaAATCCTTCCGGTGTTCTTTCATGTTTCTCtgcatgttgtatttttttcctaAATGAGGGAAAGGATTATTTTGATTGTACAAGTGtttccatgattttttttaagactaTAAGCATGTGTTATCAAAAATTTTCTGTAATTGGCTTTCctgtatgtaatatatatgcATCATCATTTGTCATTCAGCTTTGACCTACGAACTCTGCCGGTGGACTTTGTGGAGTGTCTGATGCGCTTCCAGCCCACAGAGAACGAGATTAAAGTCCTGCGGCAGTTTGAGAAGGAGCGCAAGCCGCTGGAGAG
Encoded here:
- the fmnl2a gene encoding formin-like protein 2 isoform X3; the encoded protein is MGNAGSMDQHTDFRGHNMPLKLPMPEQSELEERFATVLNSMNLPPDKARLLRQYDNEKKWELICDQERFQVKNPPHTYLQKLRSYLDPAVTRKKFRRRVQESTQVLRELEISLRTNHIGWVREFLNEENKGLDVLVEYLSFAQYAVTFDGDCVENNPEAVIDKSKPWSRSIEDLHGGSTLPSPITGNGITRAGRHSTLRCNTLPSRRTLKNSRLVCKKDDVHVCIMCLRAIMNYQYGFNMVMSHPHAVNEIALSLNNKNPRTKALVLELLAAVCLVRGGHEIILSAFDNFKEVCMEMQRFERLMEYFKNEDNNIDFMVACMQFINIVVHSVEDMNFRVHLQFDFTKLCLDDYLDKLKHTESDKLQVQIQAYLDNVFDVGALLEDAETKNAALERVEELEENMSHMTEKLQDMENEAMSKIVELEKQLMQRNKDLESIREVYKDTSSQVHSLRQMLKEKDEAIQRQSKLEKKIHELEKQGTIKIHKKGDGDISILPSPPSCAEGLPGGMMVGGNGAPVGPYHMGVVAGAPAPPPPPPPPPPLPVNGILSNGPSSVIPAAAPPPPPPPPPPPPPPPPPGPASAFSAPPPPPLPPVAPPLPGCGTPTVIMNSGLAEGPIKLFSVKIKKPIKTKFRMPVFNWVALKPNQINGTVFNEIDDERILEDLNVDEFEEMFKTKAQGPAIDLNMSKQKVIQKGPSKVTLLDSNRAKNLAITLRKVGKTPEEISKAIQIFDLRTLPVDFVECLMRFQPTENEIKVLRQFEKERKPLESLTDEDRFMMQFSKIERLMQKMTIMAFIGNFTESVQMLTPQLHAVIAASVSIKSSQKLKKILEIILALGNYMNSSKRGAVYGFKLQSLDLLLDTKSTDRKLTLLHYIANVVKEKYAQVSLFYNELHYVEKAAAVSLENVLLDVKELNRGMELTKREYSMHGHNTMLKDFIAHNESKLKKLQDDAKIAQDAFDEAVKFFGENSKTTPPSVFFPVFVRFVKAYRQAEEDNEQRKRQEQILMEKLLEQEAMMEEDQKSPSHKNKRQQQELIQELRRKQVKDSRHVYEGKDGAIEDIITVLKTVPFTARTAKRGSRFFCEPALNEEYHY
- the fmnl2a gene encoding formin-like protein 2 isoform X1 — protein: MGNAGSMDQHTDFRGHNMPLKLPMPEQSELEERFATVLNSMNLPPDKARLLRQYDNEKKWELICDQERFQVKNPPHTYLQKLRSYLDPAVTRKKFRRRVQESTQVLRELEISLRTNHIGWVREFLNEENKGLDVLVEYLSFAQYAVTFDGDCVENNPEAVIDKSKPWSRSIEDLHGGSTLPSPITGNGITRAGRHSTLRCNTLPSRRTLKNSRLVCKKDDVHVCIMCLRAIMNYQYGFNMVMSHPHAVNEIALSLNNKNPRTKALVLELLAAVCLVRGGHEIILSAFDNFKEVCMEMQRFERLMEYFKNEDNNIDFMVACMQFINIVVHSVEDMNFRVHLQFDFTKLCLDDYLDKLKHTESDKLQVQIQAYLDNVFDVGALLEDAETKNAALERVEELEENMSHMTEKLQDMENEAMSKIVELEKQLMQRNKDLESIREVYKDTSSQVHSLRQMLKEKDEAIQRQSKLEKKIHELEKQGTIKIHKKGDGDISILPSPPSCAEGLPGGMMVGGNGAPVGPYHMGVVAGAPAPPPPPPPPPPLPVNGILSNGPSSVIPAAAPPPPPPPPPPPPPPPPPGPASAFSAPPPPPLPPVAPPLPGCGTPTVIMNSGLAEGPIKLFSVKIKKPIKTKFRMPVFNWVALKPNQINGTVFNEIDDERILEDLNVDEFEEMFKTKAQGPAIDLNMSKQKVIQKGPSKVTLLDSNRAKNLAITLRKVGKTPEEISKAIQIFDLRTLPVDFVECLMRFQPTENEIKVLRQFEKERKPLESLTDEDRFMMQFSKIERLMQKMTIMAFIGNFTESVQMLTPQLHAVIAASVSIKSSQKLKKILEIILALGNYMNSSKRGAVYGFKLQSLDLLLDTKSTDRKLTLLHYIANVVKEKYAQVSLFYNELHYVEKAAAVSLENVLLDVKELNRGMELTKREYSMHGHNTMLKDFIAHNESKLKKLQDDAKIAQDAFDEAVKFFGENSKTTPPSVFFPVFVRFVKAYRQAEEDNEQRKRQEQILMEKLLEQEAMMEEDQKSPSHKNKRQQQELIQELRRKQVKDSRHVYEGKDGAIEDIITDLRNQPYRRADAVRRSVRRRFDDQNLRPVNNGEVVM
- the fmnl2a gene encoding formin-like protein 2 isoform X4 gives rise to the protein MGNAGSMDQHTDFRGHNMPLKLPMPEQSELEERFATVLNSMNLPPDKARLLRQYDNEKKWELICDQERFQVKNPPHTYLQKLRSYLDPAVTRKKFRRRVQESTQVLRELEISLRTNHIGWVREFLNEENKGLDVLVEYLSFAQYAVTFDGDCVENNPEAVIDKSKPWSRSIEDLHGGSTLPSPITGNGITRAGRHSTLRCNTLPSRRTLKNSRLVCKKDDVHVCIMCLRAIMNYQYGFNMVMSHPHAVNEIALSLNNKNPRTKALVLELLAAVCLVRGGHEIILSAFDNFKEVCMEMQRFERLMEYFKNEDNNIDFMVACMQFINIVVHSVEDMNFRVHLQFDFTKLCLDDYLDKLKHTESDKLQVQIQAYLDNVFDVGALLEDAETKNAALERVEELEENMSHMTEKLQDMENEAMSKIVELEKQLMQRNKDLESIREVYKDTSSQVHSLRQMLKEKDEAIQRQSKLEKKIHELEKQGTIKIHKKGDGDISILPSPPSCAEGLPGGMMVGGNGAPVGPYHMGVVAGAPAPPPPPPPPPPLPVNGILSNGPSSVIPAAAPPPPPPPPPPPPPPPPPGPASAFSAPPPPPLPPVAPPLPGCGTPTVIMNSGLAAVKIKKPIKTKFRMPVFNWVALKPNQINGTVFNEIDDERILEDLNVDEFEEMFKTKAQGPAIDLNMSKQKVIQKGPSKVTLLDSNRAKNLAITLRKVGKTPEEISKAIQIFDLRTLPVDFVECLMRFQPTENEIKVLRQFEKERKPLESLTDEDRFMMQFSKIERLMQKMTIMAFIGNFTESVQMLTPQLHAVIAASVSIKSSQKLKKILEIILALGNYMNSSKRGAVYGFKLQSLDLLLDTKSTDRKLTLLHYIANVVKEKYAQVSLFYNELHYVEKAAAVSLENVLLDVKELNRGMELTKREYSMHGHNTMLKDFIAHNESKLKKLQDDAKIAQDAFDEAVKFFGENSKTTPPSVFFPVFVRFVKAYRQAEEDNEQRKRQEQILMEKLLEQEAMMEEDQKSPSHKNKRQQQELIQELRRKQVKDSRHVYEGKDGAIEDIITDLRNQPYRRADAVRRSVRRRFDDQNLRPVNNGEVVM
- the fmnl2a gene encoding formin-like protein 2 isoform X5, which produces MGNAGSMDQHTDFRGHNMPLKLPMPEQSELEERFATVLNSMNLPPDKARLLRQYDNEKKWELICDQERFQVKNPPHTYLQKLRSYLDPAVTRKKFRRRVQESTQVLRELEISLRTNHIGWVREFLNEENKGLDVLVEYLSFAQYAVTFDGDCVENNPEAVIDKSKPWSRSIEDLHGGSTLPSPITGNGITRAGRHSTLRCNTLPSRRTLKNSRLVCKKDDVHVCIMCLRAIMNYQYGFNMVMSHPHAVNEIALSLNNKNPRTKALVLELLAAVCLVRGGHEIILSAFDNFKEVCMEMQRFERLMEYFKNEDNNIDFMVACMQFINIVVHSVEDMNFRVHLQFDFTKLCLDDYLDKLKHTESDKLQVQIQAYLDNVFDVGALLEDAETKNAALERVEELEENMSHMTEKLQDMENEAMSKIVELEKQLMQRNKDLESIREVYKDTSSQVHSLRQMLKEKDEAIQRQSKLEKKIHELEKQGTIKIHKKGDGDISILPSPPSCAEGLPGGMMVGGNGAPVGPYHMGVVAGAPAPPPPPPPPPPLPVNGILSNGPSSVIPAAAPPPPPPPPPPPPPPPPPGPASAFSAPPPPPLPPVAPPLPGCGTPTVIMNSGLAAVKIKKPIKTKFRMPVFNWVALKPNQINGTVFNEIDDERILEDLNVDEFEEMFKTKAQGPAIDLNMSKQKVIQKGPSKVTLLDSNRAKNLAITLRKVGKTPEEISKAIQIFDLRTLPVDFVECLMRFQPTENEIKVLRQFEKERKPLESLTDEDRFMMQFSKIERLMQKMTIMAFIGNFTESVQMLTPQLHAVIAASVSIKSSQKLKKILEIILALGNYMNSSKRGAVYGFKLQSLDLLLDTKSTDRKLTLLHYIANVVKEKYAQVSLFYNELHYVEKAAAVSLENVLLDVKELNRGMELTKREYSMHGHNTMLKDFIAHNESKLKKLQDDAKIAQDAFDEAVKFFGENSKTTPPSVFFPVFVRFVKAYRQAEEDNEQRKRQEQILMEKLLEQEAMMEEDQKSPSHKNKRQQQELIQELRRKQVKDSRHVYEGKDGAIEDIITALKKNNITKFPNVHSRVRNSSSSTPVVVDVSQT
- the fmnl2a gene encoding formin-like protein 2 isoform X2, yielding MGNAGSMDQHTDFRGHNMPLKLPMPEQSELEERFATVLNSMNLPPDKARLLRQYDNEKKWELICDQERFQVKNPPHTYLQKLRSYLDPAVTRKKFRRRVQESTQVLRELEISLRTNHIGWVREFLNEENKGLDVLVEYLSFAQYAVTFDGDCVENNPEAVIDKSKPWSRSIEDLHGGSTLPSPITGNGITRAGRHSTLRCNTLPSRRTLKNSRLVCKKDDVHVCIMCLRAIMNYQYGFNMVMSHPHAVNEIALSLNNKNPRTKALVLELLAAVCLVRGGHEIILSAFDNFKEVCMEMQRFERLMEYFKNEDNNIDFMVACMQFINIVVHSVEDMNFRVHLQFDFTKLCLDDYLDKLKHTESDKLQVQIQAYLDNVFDVGALLEDAETKNAALERVEELEENMSHMTEKLQDMENEAMSKIVELEKQLMQRNKDLESIREVYKDTSSQVHSLRQMLKEKDEAIQRQSKLEKKIHELEKQGTIKIHKKGDGDISILPSPPSCAEGLPGGMMVGGNGAPVGPYHMGVVAGAPAPPPPPPPPPPLPVNGILSNGPSSVIPAAAPPPPPPPPPPPPPPPPPGPASAFSAPPPPPLPPVAPPLPGCGTPTVIMNSGLAEGPIKLFSVKIKKPIKTKFRMPVFNWVALKPNQINGTVFNEIDDERILEDLNVDEFEEMFKTKAQGPAIDLNMSKQKVIQKGPSKVTLLDSNRAKNLAITLRKVGKTPEEISKAIQIFDLRTLPVDFVECLMRFQPTENEIKVLRQFEKERKPLESLTDEDRFMMQFSKIERLMQKMTIMAFIGNFTESVQMLTPQLHAVIAASVSIKSSQKLKKILEIILALGNYMNSSKRGAVYGFKLQSLDLLLDTKSTDRKLTLLHYIANVVKEKYAQVSLFYNELHYVEKAAAVSLENVLLDVKELNRGMELTKREYSMHGHNTMLKDFIAHNESKLKKLQDDAKIAQDAFDEAVKFFGENSKTTPPSVFFPVFVRFVKAYRQAEEDNEQRKRQEQILMEKLLEQEAMMEEDQKSPSHKNKRQQQELIQELRRKQVKDSRHVYEGKDGAIEDIITALKKNNITKFPNVHSRVRNSSSSTPVVVDVSQT